GGATCAAAAAGGTTTTCCAAATTATAGAATGCGATGGTATATAAATCCTTAGATGTTTTCTTTTTAAAGAATGAAAATGGCATGTCCTTTTTTTAAGGGCCTTAAATTTACTAAAATAGCTTAGGTCCTTTTGTTTAATTTTGCACTTTGCGAATATATGTTAGAAAAGAAAACCACAGAATACGAAAAAGCCATCCTTATTGGTATAATCAATAGGGAACAAAACGAAGAGAAAGTAAACGAATATTTGGATGAGTTGGAGTTCCTTACCTATACTGCAGGTGGGGAAGTGGTAAAACGTTTTGTCCAAAAAGTGGATATTCCCAATCCTAAAACGCTCATTGGTAGCGGAAAAATGGAGGAGGTAGAACATTTTGTGGAGGAAAACGAAATAGGCTCTGTAATATTCGATGATGAGTTAAGCCCGGCCCAACAGCGTAATATTGAAAAGCAGTTGCGTTGTAAAATCATAGATCGTACCAGCCTCATCTTGGATATCTTTGCACAGCGTGCACAGACCAGTTATGCCAGAACTCAAGTAGAACTGGCCCAATATGAATATCTCTTACCGCGTCTAACTGGGTTGTGGACACACTTAGAACGGCAAAAAGGGGGGATAGGAATGCGCGGTCCCGGTGAAACGGAGATAGAGACGGATAGACGTATTGTTCGCGACCGTATTACATTACTTAAGAAAAAGCTCGAGAAGATAGATAGGCAAATGGAGACCCAGCGTGGCAATCGTGGATCGCTGGTGCGGGTTGCCCTGGTAGGTTATACCAACGTTGGGAAATCTACCTTAATGAACGTAATAAGCAAAAGTGATGTTTTTGCAGAAAACAAGCTTTTTGCCACCTTGGACACGACGGTTAGAAAAGTGGTTCTTGGAAACCTTCCCTTTCTATTAAGCGATACCGTTGGATTTATTAGAAAATTACCCACGCAATTGGTGGAAAGCTTTAAAAGTACCTTGGATGAAGTAAGGGAAGCGGATCTCCTCCTTCATGTGGTAGATATATCGCATCCACAATTTGAGGAACATATAGACTCCGTTAATCAGATTCTTTCCGAAATCAAAAGTTCCGACAAAAAGACCATTATGGTCTTTAACAAAATTGACCAATATAAAAACGAGGTCATTGAAGAAGATGATTTAATAACGGAGAAAACCTCAAGACATTTCACTATTGAGGAATGGAAACGTACTTGGATGGAAAAAGTAGGCGATAAGGCCCTTTTCATATCCGCATTGAACAAGGAAAACCTGGACGAGTTCAGAAAGCGGGTATACCATGAAGTTAGGGATATCCATGTAACGCGTTTTCCGTACAACAATTTCCTCTATCCAGAGAATCTGGACGAATATCAATAGGGTATTTATTGAACTATTATGTAGTTCATCGATCAAATCTACCCGCTTATATTTTACACCACATTTTGGGTTTGGTTCACAACATAAATGCTGCCCGAAAAAGGAGTTGGCCCTACCTTTACCTTGTGTTTAAGTGATAGTGTTGACCCCAAATCGATATTTAACTTCTTAAGCTAAAAGTAAAACCCCAAATTTTACGATACCTACTTAACCAAAAAGCCCTCCAAAAGGAGGGCTTTTTTATATTTATTTAATCGTTTGCCTAAAAAGCGTAGTTTAGACCAAAAAGCACGTAGGTCTGTAGGCTGTTATCGATATTATCAAATGTTGCATTCGCATCTGGAGTAGGTCCGTTCAAAGCATAGTTCAAGGCCTCTTGTTTATTATTTCTTAGACCAAATTCAAATCCAAGTCCAATACCGTTCCATAAGGTATATCCCAAAGAGTTGATCCAAGTGTAGTTGGAAAGGTCTCCACTCTTGTAGCTTTGGAACATGGAAAGATTGGTCTTAAAGTTCACCGCTCCTATTTTTCTTGTATAATCCGCTACAATCTTGGCTCCCAAGGAAGACTCAAAAATCGTATCATCACTGCTGAACACAAAGTTGTAGTTCAACGGGTGGATAACAATCACCATATCCGTTATAGGGGTCCATGTGGCACCCACACCTAAATCCAAATAGCCTGGATCGTTAAAGTTATTTAGAATCGTGGTCCTATATTCACCCAAGCCTGATATCGCGAATTTTTCACTTAATTTTCGACCGTATAAGGAAGATATGGTGAATACATCCGATGCCTGTCTAAAGCTATCATCATCGTTAGGGTCATCCTTGTCATCGAATTTTACCCAAGCAAGGTTTACGTTAAGCGAGTTTCTCCAAAAGAATTTATCTTGTTGTAGATTGGCGAATCCATTTACGGTAACACCAATATTTCCCGAGGAGTTATTGGGTGTACCTTGGGCATACCAGTTGTTAAAGTTGGTCAAATTGGCGCCAATGGTACCGAAGGCACCTTTTTTCCAGCCCGGAAGGGCATCGATTTTTGATTGAATGGCTTCTACCCTAGATTGGATAGCTGCAATAGAGTCCTTTTTAGGTCCCAATTGCTCTTTTAATTCTTCCT
This window of the Maribacter cobaltidurans genome carries:
- the hflX gene encoding GTPase HflX; the encoded protein is MLEKKTTEYEKAILIGIINREQNEEKVNEYLDELEFLTYTAGGEVVKRFVQKVDIPNPKTLIGSGKMEEVEHFVEENEIGSVIFDDELSPAQQRNIEKQLRCKIIDRTSLILDIFAQRAQTSYARTQVELAQYEYLLPRLTGLWTHLERQKGGIGMRGPGETEIETDRRIVRDRITLLKKKLEKIDRQMETQRGNRGSLVRVALVGYTNVGKSTLMNVISKSDVFAENKLFATLDTTVRKVVLGNLPFLLSDTVGFIRKLPTQLVESFKSTLDEVREADLLLHVVDISHPQFEEHIDSVNQILSEIKSSDKKTIMVFNKIDQYKNEVIEEDDLITEKTSRHFTIEEWKRTWMEKVGDKALFISALNKENLDEFRKRVYHEVRDIHVTRFPYNNFLYPENLDEYQ
- a CDS encoding DUF3078 domain-containing protein, with amino-acid sequence MKKVLFTTVFLLVCALGIAQTEEELKEQLGPKKDSIAAIQSRVEAIQSKIDALPGWKKGAFGTIGANLTNFNNWYAQGTPNNSSGNIGVTVNGFANLQQDKFFWRNSLNVNLAWVKFDDKDDPNDDDSFRQASDVFTISSLYGRKLSEKFAISGLGEYRTTILNNFNDPGYLDLGVGATWTPITDMVIVIHPLNYNFVFSSDDTIFESSLGAKIVADYTRKIGAVNFKTNLSMFQSYKSGDLSNYTWINSLGYTLWNGIGLGFEFGLRNNKQEALNYALNGPTPDANATFDNIDNSLQTYVLFGLNYAF